The following proteins come from a genomic window of Nautilia profundicola AmH:
- the hemE gene encoding uroporphyrinogen decarboxylase, whose protein sequence is MIFVDACFGKETEYTPVWMMRQAGRYLPEYMEVRRKIGNFLDMTRNPEVVAEVTIQPIDILDVDAAILFSDILNLPMEMGLPLRFEKGVGPVFDKTIDTEEDIEALDSSADEKLEYVYKGVKLIRERLPEEKALIGFAGSPWTIATYMVEGRGSKQYAKIKKMVYSNPMMLHRLLAFNTKETIEYLSKQIDAGANAVMVFDSWGGALEKEKFFEFSWNYMKEIAKNIKAKYPHIPVILFSKGVGLYMDEMDGEFDVVGVDWATPIDHALRIFKDNYTLQGNMEPTRLYSKTATKEAVEKIAGIMKGHRHIFNLGHGILPDVPVENAKYFVNLCKELTRRG, encoded by the coding sequence ATGATATTTGTAGACGCATGTTTTGGTAAAGAGACGGAATATACGCCGGTATGGATGATGAGACAGGCAGGAAGATATCTGCCTGAATATATGGAAGTAAGAAGAAAAATCGGAAATTTTCTTGATATGACAAGAAATCCTGAAGTGGTAGCGGAAGTGACAATTCAACCGATAGACATACTTGATGTAGATGCGGCGATACTTTTTAGTGATATATTAAATCTTCCGATGGAAATGGGACTTCCATTAAGATTTGAAAAGGGAGTTGGACCTGTATTTGATAAAACAATAGACACTGAAGAAGATATCGAAGCGCTTGATTCAAGTGCTGATGAAAAGCTTGAATATGTATATAAAGGTGTAAAACTGATAAGGGAAAGGCTTCCTGAAGAAAAAGCTCTTATTGGATTTGCCGGAAGTCCTTGGACTATAGCTACTTATATGGTAGAAGGAAGAGGCAGCAAACAGTACGCAAAAATTAAAAAAATGGTTTATTCAAATCCGATGATGCTTCATAGGCTCCTTGCATTCAATACAAAAGAGACAATAGAATACCTATCAAAACAGATTGATGCGGGTGCTAATGCTGTTATGGTATTTGACAGCTGGGGAGGAGCTTTGGAGAAAGAAAAGTTTTTTGAGTTTTCATGGAATTATATGAAAGAGATAGCTAAAAACATCAAAGCAAAGTATCCTCATATCCCTGTAATTTTATTTTCAAAAGGCGTAGGGCTTTATATGGATGAGATGGATGGCGAGTTTGATGTTGTGGGTGTTGACTGGGCTACGCCGATTGACCATGCTTTAAGAATTTTCAAAGACAACTATACACTTCAGGGTAATATGGAACCTACACGTCTTTATTCAAAAACGGCTACAAAAGAGGCAGTTGAGAAAATAGCCGGAATTATGAAAGGCCACAGACACATATTTAACCTTGGACACGGAATCCTTCCTGATGTACCGGTTGAAAATGCAAAATATTTCGTAAATTTATGTAAAGAACTTACAAGGAGAGGTTAA
- the hemB gene encoding porphobilinogen synthase — translation MNLRRLRLNSNLRDMVRENHVHVEDLIMPVFIKEGLEGKNEIKSMPGIYQFGEKEFLDEIGECIDLGIKAVILFGIPKLKDSCGSDALDEEGLIARSVRAAKKAFGDKIAIITDLCFCEFTDHGHCGIINPHLKTVDNEATLEISAKQAIVHAKAGADMIAPSGMMDNIIETLRTALDEDGFSHIPIMSYSTKFASAFYGPFRDAAESAPVDNEYVPKNRKTYQMDIANSREALLESIIDEAEGADILMVKPALAFMDIIKEIKENTLKPLCVYNVSGEYSMVKAAALNGWMDYDTLMMEILTSFKRAGADMIITYHAKDAAKLLK, via the coding sequence ATGAACCTGAGAAGATTAAGATTAAACAGCAACTTAAGGGATATGGTTAGAGAAAACCATGTGCATGTAGAAGATCTGATAATGCCTGTATTTATTAAAGAAGGGCTTGAAGGTAAAAATGAAATAAAATCAATGCCTGGAATTTATCAGTTTGGTGAAAAAGAGTTTTTGGATGAAATAGGCGAATGTATCGACCTTGGAATTAAAGCGGTGATACTTTTTGGGATTCCTAAACTAAAAGACAGTTGCGGCAGTGACGCACTTGATGAAGAAGGGCTGATTGCAAGAAGCGTAAGGGCTGCAAAAAAAGCATTCGGAGACAAAATAGCGATTATAACTGATCTTTGTTTTTGCGAGTTTACGGATCACGGGCACTGCGGTATTATAAATCCTCACCTTAAAACGGTGGATAACGAAGCAACTCTTGAAATCAGCGCTAAACAGGCAATTGTTCACGCAAAAGCGGGTGCGGATATGATAGCACCGAGCGGTATGATGGATAATATTATTGAGACACTCAGAACTGCTCTTGATGAAGACGGTTTTTCGCATATTCCAATTATGAGCTACTCTACTAAATTCGCAAGTGCGTTTTACGGACCGTTCAGAGATGCGGCTGAGAGTGCGCCTGTAGATAACGAATATGTGCCTAAAAACAGAAAAACATATCAAATGGATATAGCAAATTCCCGTGAAGCTCTGCTTGAGAGCATTATAGATGAAGCGGAAGGTGCTGATATTTTAATGGTAAAACCTGCACTTGCATTTATGGATATTATAAAAGAGATAAAAGAAAATACATTAAAACCGCTTTGTGTATATAATGTAAGCGGTGAATATTCTATGGTAAAAGCAGCGGCGCTTAACGGATGGATGGATTATGATACTTTAATGATGGAAATACTTACATCATTTAAAAGAGCGGGTGCGGATATGATTATCACATATCACGCAAAAGATGCCGCAAAATTACTTAAGTAA
- the hemC gene encoding hydroxymethylbilane synthase: MKLTIATRGSKLALWQAEWVKSKLEKLGHEIDLKIVTTTGDKILDKPLAEIGGKGLFIKEVEEALLKGDAQIAVHSLKDFPTQYETDHFTLAAIPVREAVEDVFLSENFETLAELPHNAVVGTSSIRRAMQLKAFRDDLVITDLRGNVDTRINKLKDGKYDAIILAHAGVKRLGLLKSVKYFEVLDTDIMIPAMGQGALGIETINDPKVIEAVKPLNDFRTQICVTIERDFVDTLNLGCHAPVGVYAKIMADDSIKIKAALLKDDKMIKKEVVISFDEWENAGKEFAKEFM, from the coding sequence ATGAAACTTACAATTGCAACAAGAGGTAGTAAACTTGCTTTATGGCAGGCAGAATGGGTAAAAAGCAAACTTGAAAAATTAGGGCATGAAATTGATCTTAAAATAGTAACTACAACAGGAGATAAAATCCTTGATAAACCTTTGGCTGAAATAGGTGGAAAAGGTCTTTTTATTAAAGAAGTAGAAGAGGCTCTTTTAAAAGGCGACGCACAGATTGCCGTACATTCATTAAAAGACTTTCCGACTCAGTATGAGACTGATCATTTCACATTAGCGGCTATTCCCGTAAGAGAAGCGGTTGAAGATGTGTTTTTAAGTGAAAACTTTGAAACTTTGGCTGAACTTCCTCACAATGCGGTTGTGGGTACAAGTTCGATAAGAAGAGCAATGCAGCTTAAAGCATTCAGGGATGATCTTGTAATTACAGACCTTAGAGGAAATGTGGATACGAGAATCAATAAACTTAAAGACGGAAAATATGACGCTATTATCCTGGCACACGCGGGTGTTAAAAGACTCGGATTACTTAAAAGTGTAAAATATTTTGAGGTATTGGATACCGACATTATGATTCCGGCAATGGGACAGGGTGCACTCGGAATCGAAACAATAAACGATCCTAAAGTAATTGAAGCAGTTAAACCTTTAAATGACTTCAGAACACAAATTTGTGTAACAATTGAAAGAGATTTTGTTGATACCCTGAATCTTGGATGTCACGCTCCTGTGGGCGTATATGCAAAAATAATGGCAGATGATTCTATTAAAATTAAAGCGGCTTTACTTAAAGACGACAAAATGATTAAAAAAGAAGTTGTTATATCTTTTGATGAATGGGAAAATGCAGGTAAAGAATTTGCAAAAGAGTTTATGTAA
- the hemN gene encoding oxygen-independent coproporphyrinogen III oxidase, with protein sequence MTNEKIDFKKLSKFSRHAPRYTSYPTAVEFKDLSEDEILPFLKSDKPLSLYFHLPFCKSACYFCGCNVIYTSKADKRTKYIEYLEKELETLSKHLDTSRVVRQVHFGGGTPTFFTPEELAEVYALIKKHFKNYEKDAEISVEIDPRFFSREHMDVMKEFGVNRISFGVQDFNEETQKAVNRIQPFDLTKEAVDIAREAGINSINIDLIYGLPYQSLETFKKTLDLVLKLNPDRLAVFNYAHVPWMKKGMRKIDETTLPSPEEKLKIFKYVIDFFENNGYIMVGMDHFAKPEDELFKAIEKGELHRNFQGYTTKGGADLIGVGLTSIGETEDVYMQNYKDLKNYEKAVDEGKIPVFRGVILSEEDKIRKYIIMEMMANFSFDIKRFENKFGINFFDKFKDEVKELQEFVDEGLVEITPEKIKVNKTGSLLIRNIVLPFDEYFKKMANQKVFSKSV encoded by the coding sequence ATGACAAACGAAAAAATTGATTTTAAAAAATTAAGCAAATTCAGTAGACATGCGCCACGATATACAAGTTATCCTACGGCTGTAGAGTTTAAAGATTTAAGTGAAGATGAAATTTTACCTTTTTTAAAAAGCGATAAACCATTAAGCCTTTATTTTCACCTTCCGTTTTGTAAAAGTGCATGTTATTTTTGTGGATGTAATGTAATATATACGTCAAAAGCGGATAAAAGAACAAAATATATCGAATATCTTGAAAAAGAACTTGAAACTTTAAGTAAACATCTTGATACGAGCAGAGTTGTAAGACAAGTACATTTTGGTGGAGGAACTCCTACGTTTTTTACTCCAGAAGAACTTGCTGAGGTTTATGCGCTTATTAAAAAACATTTTAAAAACTATGAAAAAGACGCTGAAATAAGTGTTGAAATCGATCCGAGATTTTTCTCACGCGAACATATGGACGTAATGAAAGAATTCGGAGTAAATAGAATTAGTTTCGGTGTACAGGACTTTAATGAAGAAACTCAAAAAGCGGTAAACAGAATTCAGCCTTTTGATCTTACAAAAGAAGCAGTAGATATTGCGAGAGAAGCCGGTATTAATTCAATAAATATTGATCTTATTTACGGACTACCATATCAGTCGCTTGAGACATTTAAAAAGACTCTTGATTTAGTGCTTAAATTAAATCCTGACAGACTTGCTGTATTTAATTACGCACATGTTCCTTGGATGAAGAAAGGTATGAGAAAGATTGATGAAACAACTCTTCCGAGTCCCGAAGAGAAACTTAAAATATTTAAATATGTAATAGATTTTTTTGAAAACAACGGATATATAATGGTTGGAATGGATCATTTTGCTAAACCTGAAGATGAACTTTTTAAAGCAATAGAAAAAGGTGAACTTCACAGAAACTTCCAAGGATATACAACAAAAGGAGGTGCCGATTTAATAGGTGTGGGACTTACATCAATCGGCGAAACTGAAGATGTATATATGCAAAATTATAAAGATTTGAAAAATTATGAAAAAGCAGTTGATGAAGGTAAAATCCCGGTATTCAGAGGTGTGATACTCAGTGAAGAAGATAAAATCAGAAAATATATTATTATGGAAATGATGGCTAATTTCAGTTTTGATATTAAAAGGTTTGAAAATAAATTTGGAATTAATTTCTTTGATAAATTCAAAGACGAGGTAAAAGAACTTCAGGAATTCGTTGATGAAGGTCTTGTGGAAATTACACCTGAAAAGATAAAAGTAAACAAAACAGGAAGTCTTTTAATAAGAAACATTGTACTTCCGTTTGATGAATATTTCAAAAAAATGGCTAACCAGAAAGTGTTTTCAAAATCAGTTTAA
- a CDS encoding DJ-1 family glyoxalase III — protein MAVNVCVPLANGFEEIEAMSLIDVMRRGGLNVIVAGVGGDVIYGAHNVRVIPDTKIELVNADDLDLVVLPGGLPGAINLAEDEATQNLLKEMDKKGKYVGAICAAPYALEKAGVLKDNYTAYPGWEGNIRKEGYVSDAKVVEDKNVLTSKGPGTAICFGLEIVKKFAGDEVYKQLKAGLLADFC, from the coding sequence ATGGCTGTAAATGTATGTGTTCCTTTGGCTAATGGATTTGAAGAAATTGAAGCCATGAGTTTGATTGATGTAATGAGAAGAGGAGGATTGAACGTAATCGTTGCCGGAGTCGGAGGCGATGTGATTTACGGAGCTCACAATGTAAGAGTGATTCCGGATACCAAAATAGAACTTGTTAATGCTGATGATCTTGATTTAGTAGTGCTTCCCGGAGGACTCCCTGGAGCAATTAACCTCGCAGAAGACGAAGCTACTCAAAACCTTCTAAAAGAAATGGATAAAAAAGGTAAATACGTAGGAGCAATTTGTGCGGCACCTTATGCTTTGGAAAAAGCCGGAGTACTTAAAGACAACTATACTGCATATCCCGGATGGGAAGGAAACATCAGAAAAGAAGGCTATGTGAGTGATGCAAAAGTAGTCGAAGATAAAAATGTGTTAACATCTAAAGGTCCGGGGACTGCAATATGTTTCGGTCTGGAGATTGTTAAAAAATTTGCTGGTGATGAAGTTTATAAACAGCTTAAAGCAGGTCTTTTAGCAGACTTTTGTTAG
- the hypA gene encoding hydrogenase maturation nickel metallochaperone HypA, whose product MHEYSIVDSLLQLAEENAKKHNAKFVTKLEIKIGILSGVEPDLLKTAFETFKEGTMCENAEFIMHIQPVVVECKDCGKTSELKKDEYLCPHCNSPHIKIIDGEDMYLMSMELETDEEDS is encoded by the coding sequence ATGCATGAATATTCAATCGTAGACTCTTTACTTCAATTAGCGGAAGAAAATGCTAAAAAACACAATGCTAAATTTGTAACAAAACTTGAAATTAAAATAGGTATATTAAGCGGTGTTGAACCGGATCTTTTAAAAACAGCATTCGAAACATTTAAAGAAGGGACCATGTGTGAAAATGCTGAATTCATAATGCATATACAACCTGTGGTAGTAGAGTGCAAAGATTGCGGAAAAACGAGTGAATTAAAAAAAGATGAGTATCTGTGCCCGCACTGTAATTCTCCACATATTAAAATCATAGATGGTGAAGACATGTATTTAATGTCTATGGAACTGGAAACAGACGAAGAAGACTCCTAA
- a CDS encoding TetR/AcrR family transcriptional regulator, producing the protein MKLYYNNRKKGVKVSKEEKKELIMKTALNLFAKQGFYNTTIADIAKEMGMSVGNMYNYFPSKESLAKELLIYTSKKFGDEIRKINEMDISSKEKIKKIVELYFNMALNEPELVDYFMRVYLSNKEIFANGCEGMLCVSAFVTEIMIFFEEGVRKKELKNQDFFAAFGLFMGYVGGLAFLNKEGILSKPLLEYVEPVSENIYNALKA; encoded by the coding sequence ATGAAATTATATTATAATAATAGAAAAAAAGGCGTAAAAGTGAGTAAAGAAGAAAAAAAAGAATTAATAATGAAAACGGCTCTTAATCTTTTTGCCAAGCAGGGTTTTTATAATACAACGATTGCGGATATTGCAAAAGAAATGGGAATGAGCGTCGGGAATATGTATAATTACTTTCCTTCTAAAGAATCACTTGCGAAAGAACTTTTAATCTATACTTCTAAAAAATTTGGAGATGAAATTAGAAAAATCAACGAAATGGATATATCAAGTAAGGAAAAAATCAAGAAAATAGTTGAACTATATTTTAATATGGCGCTTAACGAGCCCGAGCTTGTTGATTATTTTATGAGAGTATATTTATCAAATAAAGAAATTTTTGCAAACGGTTGCGAAGGAATGCTTTGTGTATCGGCATTTGTAACTGAAATAATGATCTTCTTTGAAGAAGGGGTTAGAAAAAAAGAATTGAAAAATCAGGACTTTTTTGCGGCATTCGGTCTGTTTATGGGGTACGTAGGCGGACTTGCCTTTTTAAATAAAGAAGGTATCCTTTCAAAACCTCTGCTTGAATATGTTGAGCCTGTAAGTGAGAATATTTACAATGCTCTCAAAGCTTAA
- a CDS encoding hydrogenase, with product MRIFTMLSKLNVIWIDAVTCYGCTHSFLNYKEISSLFEKVNFEYHPLFLSNDLEIKQCDLLIVEGALKNNYPRLGYSLNELISKLFFKAKKVLALGTCAVYGGMFGEGLMYNKEQKGHYYKCRDKIINLPGCPPHPDWIAFVLDMISENKKIALDDLNRPKDIFAYTSHMGCTRNEYFEWKIDAENFGTKEGCLFYFQGCQGPFTHSSCNKVLWNEVSSKPRAGTPCFGCTEPNFPKNDLFKTDTFMGIPANIPLGVSKRAYLTLSGIAKSLNNERLSCKLINYKCGDNNEDK from the coding sequence GTGAGAATATTTACAATGCTCTCAAAGCTTAATGTTATATGGATTGACGCTGTAACTTGTTATGGTTGTACACACTCTTTTTTAAACTATAAAGAGATTTCTTCTCTTTTTGAAAAAGTTAATTTCGAATATCATCCTCTTTTTCTTTCTAATGATTTGGAAATAAAACAATGTGATTTATTAATAGTTGAAGGTGCTTTAAAAAACAATTATCCAAGACTTGGCTATTCATTAAATGAACTTATTTCCAAACTTTTTTTTAAAGCAAAAAAAGTACTTGCTCTTGGTACATGCGCAGTATACGGAGGAATGTTTGGTGAAGGCCTTATGTATAATAAAGAACAAAAAGGTCATTATTATAAATGTAGAGATAAAATAATAAATCTTCCCGGGTGTCCTCCTCATCCTGACTGGATCGCATTTGTATTGGATATGATCAGTGAAAATAAAAAAATTGCACTTGATGATTTAAATAGACCCAAAGATATTTTTGCTTACACTTCACATATGGGGTGCACAAGAAACGAATATTTCGAATGGAAAATTGATGCAGAAAATTTCGGAACTAAAGAAGGGTGCCTTTTTTATTTTCAAGGTTGTCAAGGCCCTTTTACACATAGTAGTTGCAATAAAGTACTTTGGAATGAGGTAAGTTCCAAACCAAGAGCCGGAACTCCTTGCTTTGGGTGTACTGAACCTAATTTCCCTAAAAATGACCTTTTTAAAACCGATACTTTCATGGGAATACCTGCAAATATTCCTTTAGGTGTTAGTAAAAGAGCGTATTTAACTTTGAGCGGAATAGCAAAAAGTCTCAATAACGAAAGATTAAGTTGTAAACTTATAAATTATAAATGCGGGGATAATAATGAAGATAAATAA
- a CDS encoding nickel-dependent hydrogenase large subunit, with protein sequence MKINKKIINKIEGEATLKIEGDKKIDFVQIEFWQYHGIEEYLKNKNYMDALVINPRVCGICGHSHLHATVKVIEKVFKAKISKKAQIFREVTSLLEIVENHIKWFYITIYPTQIKDKEYLFKAVKFSSKISKAIAILAGQFPHNSYMVPGGVTCDPTYMEIMRLKDLIKEIKEEYIKEIMDENLTSHDLERFFENLPKDIGKSLNKFLVLGESNIFKSNGDYKNVKEERNKSLSKNALYNNEYYEVGPLARMIINKNKNIKKIYDIYSDSIYTRMCARIYEPLLLLDYIEQKLSEVDLCEPSFLKPNVRNGKAIVAVEAPRGSLIHEISIKNEKIDYYNIVVPTQFNLASSTKENPSPAQAALMNEDIAYVDSVFRCFDICAVCMSH encoded by the coding sequence ATGAAGATAAATAAAAAAATAATAAATAAAATCGAAGGAGAAGCAACTTTAAAAATTGAAGGTGACAAAAAGATTGATTTTGTTCAGATTGAGTTTTGGCAATATCATGGAATTGAAGAATATTTGAAAAATAAAAACTATATGGATGCATTGGTTATCAATCCCAGAGTATGCGGGATTTGCGGTCATTCTCATTTACATGCTACAGTAAAAGTCATTGAAAAAGTATTTAAAGCGAAAATTTCTAAAAAAGCGCAGATTTTCAGGGAAGTTACATCTCTTCTCGAGATTGTGGAAAATCATATAAAATGGTTTTATATTACAATATATCCTACACAAATAAAAGATAAAGAATACTTATTTAAAGCTGTTAAGTTTTCATCAAAAATATCAAAAGCAATAGCGATCCTTGCAGGACAGTTTCCACATAATTCGTATATGGTACCGGGCGGAGTTACATGTGATCCTACATATATGGAAATAATGCGTTTAAAAGATCTAATTAAAGAAATAAAAGAAGAATATATTAAAGAAATTATGGATGAGAATTTAACTTCTCACGATTTAGAAAGGTTTTTTGAGAATCTTCCAAAAGATATTGGAAAAAGTTTGAATAAATTTTTAGTTCTCGGTGAATCAAATATTTTTAAAAGTAATGGTGATTATAAAAATGTAAAAGAAGAAAGAAATAAATCGTTAAGTAAAAATGCTTTATATAATAATGAATATTACGAAGTTGGGCCTTTGGCAAGAATGATAATCAACAAAAACAAAAATATAAAAAAAATTTATGATATTTACTCAGATTCAATATATACACGTATGTGTGCAAGGATATATGAACCTTTATTATTACTCGATTATATAGAACAGAAATTAAGTGAAGTGGATTTATGTGAACCGTCATTTTTAAAACCAAATGTAAGAAACGGTAAAGCAATAGTAGCTGTAGAAGCTCCAAGAGGAAGTCTGATTCACGAAATTTCAATTAAAAACGAAAAGATTGATTATTATAATATTGTCGTACCTACTCAATTTAACCTCGCTTCATCTACTAAAGAAAATCCTTCACCTGCACAAGCGGCGCTTATGAATGAAGATATTGCTTATGTTGACTCCGTTTTTAGATGCTTCGATATTTGTGCCGTTTGTATGTCTCATTAA
- a CDS encoding hydrogenase small subunit — MNEATLQKVKERIEALKKLPGMGEKSVSKMLEDSGFTRRDFLKWSAAMAAMLSLPTSFTPLIAEAAEVSDRLPVIWLNMAECTGCSESLIRSDAPTIDNLIFNYINLQYHDTIMAAAGWQAEENLKEGMEKFKGRYILCVEGGIPTNMDGQYLTMGPHAETGLELLTRAANDAAAVISVGTCSSFGGIQAAAPNPTGAKGVYQVINKPVINVPGCPPSAKNIVGTILYVILFGALPAVDNFNRPKFAYGLRIHDLCERRGHFDAGEFVEQFGDAGAENGFCLYKVGCKGPYTFNNCSRERFNQHTSWPVQAGHGCIGCSEPDFWDSMAPYEEPLANKKYDSPLADATADSYGVTILTVAGVAIAAHAALSAIKNPKE; from the coding sequence ATGAATGAAGCAACTTTACAAAAAGTAAAAGAGAGAATAGAAGCTCTCAAAAAACTTCCGGGAATGGGAGAGAAAAGCGTTTCTAAAATGCTTGAAGACAGTGGATTTACAAGAAGGGATTTTCTAAAATGGTCTGCAGCAATGGCTGCAATGTTAAGCCTTCCAACATCTTTTACACCGCTAATCGCTGAAGCGGCAGAAGTTAGTGACAGACTTCCTGTTATTTGGTTAAATATGGCGGAATGTACCGGATGTAGTGAAAGTTTAATTAGAAGTGATGCTCCAACAATTGACAACTTAATCTTCAATTATATCAATCTTCAATATCATGATACTATCATGGCAGCAGCCGGATGGCAAGCTGAAGAAAACTTAAAAGAAGGTATGGAAAAATTCAAAGGTAGATATATCCTTTGTGTTGAAGGTGGTATCCCTACAAATATGGACGGACAATATTTAACTATGGGACCACATGCTGAAACAGGACTTGAATTATTAACAAGAGCTGCAAATGATGCGGCTGCAGTAATTTCTGTTGGTACTTGTTCAAGCTTCGGTGGTATCCAAGCTGCAGCACCAAACCCAACAGGGGCAAAAGGTGTATATCAAGTAATTAACAAGCCAGTAATTAACGTACCTGGATGTCCTCCAAGTGCTAAAAATATTGTTGGTACAATTCTTTATGTAATTCTTTTCGGTGCTTTACCTGCAGTTGATAACTTCAACAGACCTAAATTTGCATACGGATTAAGAATTCACGATCTTTGTGAAAGAAGAGGGCACTTTGATGCAGGTGAATTCGTAGAACAGTTCGGTGATGCGGGTGCTGAAAACGGATTCTGTTTATATAAAGTAGGATGTAAAGGTCCTTATACATTTAATAACTGTAGTAGAGAGAGATTTAACCAGCATACATCTTGGCCGGTTCAAGCAGGACACGGTTGTATCGGATGTAGTGAACCTGATTTCTGGGATTCTATGGCTCCGTATGAAGAACCTCTTGCAAACAAAAAATATGATTCACCGCTTGCTGATGCAACAGCTGATAGTTACGGTGTAACAATTTTAACAGTAGCTGGTGTGGCAATTGCAGCACATGCAGCACTTAGCGCAATTAAAAATCCTAAGGAGTAA